The Malus sylvestris chromosome 3, drMalSylv7.2, whole genome shotgun sequence genomic sequence AGATGTGTGATGGGGAATGACTATAATATTCCCAACttagaatgaaaatccttagaGGTGATGATAATTGAGTTGGATTTTTATTTCTTCTATTTTCGATTAATAGGTTGTCTTTTGTTAGATTATTTGTACTTGCATTCCATTGTTAATTAATATgaattatttatatatgtagaatttaatatataaaatagaaattatgaaataataataataataataatagtttaACAAAAATGCTATTCTTATCGTATATTTGTGATATTATTTGTACCATTTTTCTAATAGAGATGAAACTCACATGCGTTGGTGGACctacctctattagagagatggtaTGGTATAACTAGATGGTAAGTGTAGCACTACTCATagtttaatttgacatatcaaGTGGAGAGCAAAACTTTAAAAGATGTCAAAGTGCTAGGCAGATCGCTTTCTATTTCCTTGATAAATTTGAATAGTAAGGAAGAATAACGAATACATAGGTCTTTTTTATTACTTCAAATCGTCACACCATACAGCCATACGGCATCTACAAGCAAATACATATCGGAAATACAACATACACAATTGAAAACTCAAACAGGCTCACTATGGTACTCTATCACTCCTCCCCCGTTAAAACAACATTGTCCTCAGTTGAGCAGCAATCGGTTCTACGACTAGGGTTCTATCACCATAAGAATAAAAAGAACTAAAGTGAGCAAAAGAATCTCTTGTGCCATtgtcaatgtcttcttcaagtaATGCCTTTCGATTCTCTGTCTCTTTAGTATTGTGATTAGGTTTTCAGTTAATGTTGAACCTTGCTCCAACGCTAGGAGCAATAGGATCACGAGGCATTTGGTGTGGCATATTTGTGCAATATCACATAAATATCGCGCAATACAACGTAAAAAttcaaccctttttttttattattgtgaTATTTTTGCATTATATCGCAAAATCTCTTTCATGGTGCGATATAGCGCACTATATTTTGCAATATCGCTCGTGTTTTAACTATGATTTTAACTACTTTTCGGGTTGAAATTACTTGGTTGGAAATGTGATAGGTGcattatttatcatattttcatatcatttaTCCCTATGTTTTGTTAAGGAATTGATTATAAAAGAGCCTTATTACTTTCATTTTCTTAGTTTCAGCCATTCTGCGCACGCAGGACATTTTTGGTGATAATTTGACTTTCCAGAGGAGTTTTGATGCAAGACCAATTGGATAAGGAAGCTAAGAGGCTGAAGCTCGTTGTGCCCAAATTTCATAACTTTCCATGAAGCTATTCAttccaatttcataaatcaaTCCCGCAGAAGTTGTTTTCCCATCAGAATTTTTCAGCTGTGGGAgaatgaagatttggagactTTTCCGATTTTTCCTAGTAGCGTGCGATATATGTTTGGAAAGATAAGAGTTAAATCTACGTTTCCCATATTTTTACAGAATTTTCCAGAAGAtaaatcaactccaaaactgGTGTGCAAGACAGTTGACTTGTTTCCCAAGCCAAGAATGATTCTGTCCTAGTTTGTGTCATTAATTGTTTAGGAGTTTGTTTTATTTAGGAGAGTTTCTCCcagaccttttagggtttttctagTATAAATAAGGTCCCTAAGATCTCTCTACATACCCCCCGCATCCCGACATCACCCCACACCATACTACCATTCACCGTCTCCGCAATTTGTGAAGAAGAGCTTAGGGATGTGCTTTGCCATGGACTCCGTGTtctatctttcttttatttttgtttctatgtaactaagttattttctaaggtttatgaTGAAGCCATAACATGAATATTTGCAAAGTACTTTGTTAATTATTATCCGATTATATGCCATGTATTATTCTTAATCTTTGTGGGTTTCTAGATTCGGATTTCTAATGACTAATCACCTTTAGGAATTTTGCATCTAGATAGTTAGATAAATCTACGAGGATGAccaatcaattaggtttattggaACTAAGACTAAGAAGAGTAGACAAACTAGTGAGGATGACCGATATCAAGCTAGTCCTACTTGGTTGACATGATTCTTCTACGCTTAATgggtttttatgtgtttaattgTATGCCTAACCAATAGGATATAATtatcatttaaagatacaagaGTTGATGTCTGACCATGGATTAATTCatattttagaaagaaaaacctTTAACATTGGCATGGTAATTGGATAGTAGTTGGCTCTAGGAAAAGTAAATAGGATTGTTGTTGGTGGATCCATAACCTAAGACTTCCATTGTTTCTCAATTTCTTCTTGTGTGGTgtgtaattttaattaattgtcttatatttttcttgttaattatagtcttaatcaattatttaattcaatctattctttgtttgtttaatatagTCTAGCGGTTAAATGGGTGTAAAAGCAATCCATGTAGGATCGACCTCGTATTTACATATATTATTACAATTGATTCGTGCTCTTGCTAGTTTgatttggtttaaattaatcTATTATTTAGGTTAGTTTAAATATACATCAAAATGCGTAGACAGTGATCTCACTCATACCACTCAATACTCTGCCTTATCCACTCATGCTTATGTACCGAAATTTTGCAGTTGAATTCGTTTCTTAAACATCTCAAGATTTCTACTACTAAAAATTGACCATAAATTTGTTGACAAACTCTACTTACAGTCTGATTTAAAGCTACTGTTCAAATACACCGTTCATATCCAGAACTGCATTGGCTAATGCTGTTGCAGGAACGGCTCTTGAACTGAGTTGGTTGTAACATCTCTCTCAACAAGATTCTGTTCACTAAGAAATTCCCTGCCAAAAGGTGTCTGCTCAAACCTTAGATTAAGACGAGAAGGAACATGGTTCAGACGCTGGAACAAAGGGTGGTGGAGGATCCATCAGAGTCGGGACCACTGGGACGGTCAGTTCCCTAAAGACGAGAATTAGAGTCCATCAAAGTCGTATCTCCGACGTGTGCATCTTCTAGAAATTAATAAACATCAAACAGCTTCTTTTTCTGTTCCCTGTGGTGCTAGCAGCAGTGGAAGCAGCAATGGCATTAATCCGAGAAACCCTGAAGtttcccaaaaaacaaaaaccatacTGAAAAATACTAGTCAAATCCCGATGCTGAGCTCTGATCATGCTGGTCTGGATAAAACTCCTATAGGCAGAAAACTAGTGAAAAAGGAACTTACATTGTTGAAGTTGTGGACATAAAAATGTGGGAGCTCGGACAGAGCATGGGCTGGCCCTATAACAAACCGACTGAAGAAGTTGGGTTTCTCAAAGCTATCTGAAGTCTAACCTGGCAATTTCTTCCCATCAGATCTTAGATTCCTGTAACTGTATGTAGAAATACTAGTTGGTCGATTGTTCTCCGAGACTTCCACCATAGAACATACACTTGCTAGGAGCTTGCTgcctctctttttcttcttttgtggtTTTATAACTGATTCAAAAGTCGGTTTCAAATATGAAACCGGGTCTTTGAGTTGGGGCTGAGCCTTTCGCGAGCTACACTGGCTGCTTAGTTCGAGCTGGCTGAAGTGCTCGATTTCTCTCATTATGAGGGATCCAACAGTTCCCTTGGTGCCTATTTCCACAGGAGCATATGCCGCCATCTTTGCAGTGTCTCTGGTGACAACAGTGCCGGATTTATACATGTTCGGTTCTGTTGAAGTTGAAGGGGTGGCTTGTGGATGACGAGAGGTGGTTTTGGATTCAGTACTGGTGAGGAAATTGCTTGGCTTTCGGGACATCTGGTGTTTAGCCTTTGGTATTTAACAAGGATTATTTACCTTGTGTTCTTTAAGTGAACAGCATTTGTTGGTTGGCTGGTGATATAGTCACCTCATTCATTTGCTTGCagataaaaaaattagaatcaCTTACTTTTGCACTCTCTTCTTTTTAACCATTTGGGTCTCATTTACTGATCTAAATGTAGTTTTCGACACTTGGATTATGTCATGGATTTATTATGACCGTCCGATCATGTGGAACAATTTTAGGTACGTAGTATGTAGTATTACTGGTAATGCTAAACAGACTaagtttttaaactaaatttgcaaaaaaaaatgatgtgttaccaataggaaataagcatgttaatcaagAATCGTCAACAATCACACCatttaatttattgaatttagtctAAAAACtttgtctccctagcattattcATAGTATTACTGATCAAGTAGTAAGAGTAGTGACGATGTTGGTTATTCTATTTTCTTCTTAAGCAAGTTATgaatttcacacaaccattTGGTGTAGCACCATCCAGTCTCCCTTGTTGCGGAAAGTCGTGAGTTCAAATATCATGGACAATAgttccaattaaaaaaaaaaaaaggttgttcATTTCTTTCCATGTCTTGAATGGCAAGGGAATAAAAAAGGATGGTGTTAGTTTTGGTGAAGCAACTTGAGTGCTTTGTAGATGTGGGGGATGCTGGTCCAATcctatttttattctttttctatttACATCGCATTTGAAGAGGTCATGGGAAAGGCATGATAGAATTTCTCAACACACACCATGTGAATTTTCCCTTTCTCCTAATTTGAGAAAGGGCATTCATCCTCTCCATTTCTTTTAAAATCTGATTGGTTAGAATAAATGGAAATAAATTACAATCAGAATATGGTTTGCTATGCCGAGAACATATAATTAAGGTGGCAGGTGGTTCAATTGAAGTTTTGTACTGATAACATAATTTTGTAAGAAGAGAGAATTAAAGAGAAGGGTTGGAAGGCAATAGATTTTCAGCCATTTTTTCTGCAGAAGAGTTAAGAATCTGTCACGAGCAGAGGTGTAGCTGTGACAATTtctgtttccttttctttggcCAATCTCAACTCATTTCAGATACTTTTAGGTGAGGGATTTTCAAGTTCCAAGAGATTAAGGTGAAGTTAGTAAAAAACGATTCACAAGAAGTGTGATAGATAGAAATGCCCTTCTTAAGCATTACAAATGCATGTAAGAGGGAGTTGTAAAAGACGCCTTTCAAGTAGGGATTTGTAAAATCATCTCACATGCTTTTGTAATGATCAAGAAGGGCATTTATAATCTCCATTATCTAACATTTTGTACTCTAATACTAAggtctaatgatattcctctcacttgtaagtgagagatcttagattcgattttTGCCCAAgacaaatttaaaccacattattgctaacccattgtgagacttagcctACTCTCCCACCCtctagtgtagataatatcgtttgttaaaaaaaaaaaaaaaaaatcccttttGTACTCTATTTTGTACTTAATTGGCTTCAATCGCTGGGATTTGGAAATCGGTCATCCAAAACATAGCCTAAATTACATCTCAGAATTTTGATATTGGGTATCAGTGTAAATTGTTCGGGTTAGATGATGGGATGCAATTGAACGGAGAGATAGAAATCAACTTCCACCATccttatttatttctcttttcatcCTACATATCCTCTATCTAtagcacaaaaataaaaactaaactgGAAATGATATATGAATATTTGGAAACCTTTCCAGACGCATCCTGTATTTTATATTAGCTGTTCGAATCAtctgttttcaagttttcattcATTGATTATTCTTGCGAACAAAATTAGATAAATGTGAAACAATTAAGGCATCTAACTGCAATAAAGAAGACAGACTGATAGAGTGCCTTTAAGAGTCACCATTTAATCAAGTGGTCATACAATAAAACTTTGGGTGACGTTTTTGTTGAGTAGATATTCGATTGATGATCTAAAATATGAAAGATGATCCTCTTTGGATTCACTTTGTGGGATCCTAGCCGTTAatcgtacatcatgcgatcAGTTTTCATCAggtactatttgtatttaattttaaataaaaataatcaaatgattttttaccACACAATGCACAATGAATAACTAAAATATAAGGATCCTTAGGATCCCACAATTTGGATCCGGATGGAATCCAAATCCCTAAAATATAGACGATTTTGATCTGAATGCCCCACTCCatttctacaattttttttattaaacatcTGTGCCTTTTAAAGATTTGATTAAGATGCCTTGACTAGTGGCCACCTaagcattttttaaatttattttagttAGTTTTTTTTCTAAATGAAAAATGTTATATGTTAATTTCCCATTTGAATCTTTTTAGTTAATAGAGGTTTTTTTGGCTTGTCAGAATCTATGCCCCTTTTTAAGGGGGATGTTGGATAATTAATAGATATTAACTATTAAATCATCAATATTATCTCttaatttttgaatatttaacattttttttataataaaacttCATTGATCACGGAAAAAACTTACATCAACAGAAAAAATGGAGATGGCCAATTCAACATGGTGAAAACACCATGGACGCTACATTTATCTTGTTGAGTTCTAGTTTGATTGCATGGTTGTGTAATATGCAACAGAAAACAAGTGATTTTAGATATTGTAGCACAATATAATTTGCATAAAAGTTGTTGACAAAAGGTATTAGTTggaatttaccaaaaaaaaaaaggattagtTGGAATGAGATTAATGTCATTCGGCATGAGATATATGAGTatgaattttaaattgaaaccaaatttaaatatattaatttctaaTTTGAATTGTACTCATGCCATGTTGAAATGTACTAATATGACTTGAAATGTATCGATGTCAAATTGAAACGTACCAATGCTGATAGGATATGTACCCATGCCAACATGAAAACGTACCAACATACGTTTAGAAATGTACTCATGCCAAATTGAAACGTACcgatgctaatataaaaagtacCCACGGCAACTTAAAGCGTACCAACATATTGGCTAGAAACGTACCAATACTAAATGGAAACATACCCCATATCATCTACCACTGGAATCTATTTTCCAAATGTACCATGATACGAATACTCAAATCAAGAGGTTTgcataaaatgaaaataaaaagggaaTGAACATGGCTCACAAAGGAGGATGGAAGGGTATCGACTCACAGAAAATAAATGGCACGAAAAATTGTAGATTGGTCGTGAAAGAAGAACATAAATATATATCACGTTAGAAGCATAAATAAATCCAATTTGATAtgtttttagatttttaaaacataCGTCTACCAGATTGTAGAAGTTTTGGATAATTATTAGCTAATTGGTACATTATATATATGGCAACTTGTGTAATTTTGCATTAAAAATGCTACTTATAATATATTTGGTACCTAAAATGTAGAACAATGTTTAATAAATTTTCTAAAAGGTatgaatgtttaatttaacaaatAGAACAGCTAGACATTTAAATCTAAACGCCCCCATAAATACAGAGTAAATCCTAAAAAGGTGTCGCTAAAACAAGATTTCTCATTGAAGTTATCCTtcaagtttctttttgttttcaaaacaaACAATTTTAGCTGAATAAGTGAATTAGGTCAATTGGTTAAAGTAGTCTGTTCACCCAACTACAATTGAGTTCCGTCCATTTTCCTATAGATTTTAGTAGTTGAAAATTTGTTCTCAACCTCTTTCGAACACAAATTCAAACCTGAAGGCTGCAGAATCCTGCAATGATCAAAAGAAAGATAAGAGGAAAGTATTGACTACGTTTTTTTCTTCGTAATCTGGTCGGGCCACAAAAGTCAACAAATTTAGTATTCCAAAATAACGGCTACGATCGCTTCTCCACGAGAACCGTGAAAGATGAAGGCACAGTTTATCATTCTCCACCTTTAGACATGAGTGGATAGGAGGGAGTGATCGAACTGAGAACTCCCAGAGTTCACAGAAACTCAGCAATGGCTTCAATTCCTTGTACTACAGCTGCTACCCACTTATTCTTCACCAACAACTCCTTCAATTCTCCAACCAAATTCAGTACCCGGTTTCTGGGTACTCGGAATAGGCTCGGGTGGGTCCGACCCGTTGGTATTGGAGCCTCCAACGGGTCCAGAGCCAAGTGCTGGTTCAAATTTGGTAAAAACGGTGTGGGTGCTGAA encodes the following:
- the LOC126614779 gene encoding uncharacterized protein LOC126614779, with the protein product MSRKPSNFLTSTESKTTSRHPQATPSTSTEPNMYKSGTVVTRDTAKMAAYAPVEIGTKGTVGSLIMREIEHFSQLELSSQCSSRKAQPQLKDPVSYLKPTFESVIKPQKKKKRGSKLLASVCSMVEVSENNRPTSISTYSYRNLRSDGKKLPGFLGLMPLLLPLLLAPQGTEKEAV